In one window of Bemisia tabaci chromosome 4, PGI_BMITA_v3 DNA:
- the LOC109040126 gene encoding uncharacterized protein isoform X1 yields the protein MEPDDDSSSSSCSSERRDEHGPSLEIVFPSCSTPKKDSSRHGNIPSLVFENESSVEESECSPAKVRKIVPSVSGNEENSLITSNLSFSDASSFNDSVGQASIDETSLKKPLHTYTRAGLWKRQQRLSKGKVKATEILSDDESTSVSEIPDMSNKSFNESETSIALSFSGSTCVQNLNSNISFDSYSASKEEPILENLDINDTLFNSTFPEAPANHHSDPNVEGVASVEENSNNYSVNSYESESDDSGDEFDANVFECSDNGPLHSDSDNTDDDTESEMDDEEFFSYCESLKADGPAVNDELSELHEFLRSWALKHGITHVALSDLCKGLKDTHPECFTQLKKDARSILHTPKEPLKLIKVDPGEYIHVGLRKQLNFAFSLLTTVVTCLSLLFNIDGVQLYKNTTHSLWTILMMVPCIPSLANKVFVIGLYYGKTKPEDVKAFLQPFIDELLDIIANNNFSINGVPVKIDIFGFCCDTPARSYILSTVSHTGYFSCFRCTSRGRTVAHRRVFPKLNSRPREDTKFRAKLYRKFQVGETPLLQLPGLNFTRSFILDPMHLVYIGVVKGLITLWVKGKRPHRLSPALRRELQVRLERCFYFIPSEFSRRPRDLKNISIWKATEVRLFLLYLGPVILRRILGRNQYLHFLELAIAMRIYHSAVLCANVENRNYAKSLLFHFVENIKLLYGVKFVSHNCHTLNHLWEDVEYFIGSIEDFTIDCISAWPFENFNQFFSKYTRGRAKALQQLGRRLAELFSSEYWQAKYYAKNKSLNGELLDKHSDGPVPLLCKGVQYKTAQFPAFKLSVDKLGDCVCGTKTGDVIIAMNFIHDRKNGVKYVVGKRFEQKSNFFMEPMPDSQLYGISSVSNPSKTVRTWPLSEIVVKYVRVPLNEEEYVVLPLLHSDLTPSNF from the coding sequence ATGGAGCCAGATGATGACTCTTCCTCGTCTTCATGCAGTAGCGAAAGGAGGGATGAACACGGGCCTTCATTGGAAATTGTTTTTCCCAGCTGCAGCACTCCAAAAAAAGATAGCAGCAGACATGGTAATATCCCCTCATTGGTTTTCGAAAACGAATCCTCTGTTGAAGAATCAGAGTGTTCGCCAGCTAAAGTTCGTAAAATTGTGCCGAGCGTCTCTGGAAATGAGGAAAACTCTCTTATCACCTCGAATCTAAGTTTTTCCGACGCAAGCAGTTTCAACGACTCTGTTGGGCAGGCTTCTATCGATGAAACGtctctaaaaaaacctcttCACACGTACACAAGGGCGGGTCTTTGGAAAAGGCAGCAAAGGCTCAGTAAAGGCAAAGTAAAAGCAACTGAGATTCTCTCAGATGATGAAAGCACCTCTGTGTCAGAGATTCCAGATATGTCTAATAAGAGCTTCAATGAATCTGAAACTTCTATTGCTCTCTCCTTCTCAGGAAGCACCTGCGTTCAAAACTTAAACTCAAATATTTCCTTTGATTCTTATTCTGCATCCAAAGAAGAACCCATCCTTGAAAATCTTGACATAAATGATACTCTCTTTAATTCTACCTTTCCTGAAGCACCAGCGAATCATCATTCTGATCCGAATGTTGAAGGAGTAGCTAGTGTGGAAGAAAATTCTAACAACTACTCGGTGAACAGTTATGAATCTGAAAGTGATGATTCGGGAGATGAATTTGATGCTAATGTCTTTGAATGCTCTGATAATGGCCCATTGCACTCTGATTCAGACAATACAGATGATGATACCGAGAGTGAAATGGATGATGAAGAATTCTTCTCATACTGTGAATCTCTCAAAGCGGATGGTCCTGCAGTGAATGATGAGCTTTCTGAACTGCATGAATTTCTTCGTAGCTGGGCTCTTAAGCACGGAATCACTCATGTTGCTCTTTCAGATCTCTGCAAAGGTCTGAAAGATACTCATCCGGAGTGCTTTACTCAGTTGAAAAAAGATGCTCGTTCGATCTTGCACACCCCTAAGGAACCACTCAAGCTAATTAAAGTTGACCCAGGTGAATACATCCATGTTGGACTGCGCAAACAGTTAAATTTCGCATTTTCTCTTCTGACTACTGTAGTCACATGTTTGTCCCTACTGTTCAACATTGACGGAGTTCAGTTGTATAAAAATACTACGCACTCATTATGGACAATTCTAATGATGGTTCCCTGCATTCCTTCGTTAGCCAATAAAGTGTTCGTTATTGGCCTCTACTATGGTAAAACGAAGCCTGAAGACGTGAAGGCTTTTTTACAGCCGTTCATTGATGAACTTCTAGATATTATcgcaaataataatttttccatcaatggTGTCCCAGTGAAAATTGACATATTTGGATTTTGTTGTGATACCCCCGCTCGCTCTTATATTTTATCAACAGTTTCGCATACAGGATATTTTTCATGCTTTCGCTGCACTTCAAGAGGAAGAACTGTTGCTCATAGAAGAGTTTTCCCAAAATTAAACAGTCGGCCAAGAGAAGATACTAAATTCAGAGCCAaactttacagaaaatttcaggtGGGAGAAACCCCACTGCTGCAGCTCCCTGGGCTAAATTTTACCCGAAGTTTTATATTAGATCCAATGCATCTAGTATACATCGGTGTTGTCAAAGGGCTGATAACATTGTGGGTTAAAGGAAAGCGACCCCACAGATTGTCACCAGCTCTGCGTAGAGAATTGCAAGTAAGGTTAGAGCGCTGCTTCTATTTTATACCATCTGAGTTTTCAAGGAGGCCGAGGGACCTAAAGAACATCAGTATCTGGAAAGCCACAGAAGTACGTTTATTTCTGTTGTACTTGGGTCCTGTGATTTTGAGACGAATTTTGGGACGTAATCAATATTTGCATTTTCTTGAGCTAGCAATAGCAATGCGCATATACCACAGTGCGGTCCTTTGTGCAAACGTTGAAAACAGGAACTACGCTAAATCATTATTGTTTCATTTCGTCGAAAACATCAAATTGCTTTATGGAGTGAAGTTTGTCTCTCATAACTGCCACACTCTAAATCACTTGTGGGAGGATGTAGAGTACTTTATAGGAAGTATTGAAGACTTCACTATAGATTGTATATCAGCATGGCCATTTGAGAacttcaatcaatttttttcaaaatacaccAGAGGGCGTGCCAAAGCACTACAACAACTTGGCAGAAGACTGGCAGAATTGTTTTCCTCAGAATATTGGCAGGCCAAATACTACGCCAAAAACAAGAGCTTGAATGGTGAACTTTTGGATAAGCACAGTGATGGGCCAGTTCCTTTGTTATGCAAAGGTGTACAATATAAAACGGCTCAATTCCCGGCCTTCAAACTCTCAGTGGACAAGTTAGGGGACTGCGTTTGTGGGACCAAAACCGGAGACGTCATTATTGCAATGAACTTTATTCATGATAGAAAAAATGGCGTTAAATATGTTGTGGGAAAAAGATTTGAGCAGAAAAGTAACTTTTTCATGGAGCCTATGCCTGATAGCCAATTATACGGAATATCAAGTGTTTCCAATCCGTCTAAAACCGTACGCACTTGGCCTTTGTCTGAAATCGTTGTGAAATACGTACGTGTACCTCTTAACGAAGAAGAATATGTTGTCCTCCCATTATTGCATTCTGATCTTACaccgtcaaatttttga